A region from the Polyangium spumosum genome encodes:
- a CDS encoding tyrosine-type recombinase/integrase, whose product MSVRKRKDGRWQVSFYYMRGGERVRHREAAMGAKSRSEALAYERRRRTELEAGAALLAQASAPLFSDFAQEFLDVYAAANNKPSEIESKRMILDRHLKPFFGHLRLDRIDTQHIDAFKAKQRKAELAHKTINNQLTVLGKLFNVAKEWRKVAAVPRIGFLPTAEPEFDFLDFEEATRLVEGAESDFHPMILLGLRTGLRQGELLELRWTDVDLVKGLLRVKRSIWKGKISTPKGGKGRDVPLSDEARTALRSLSSRFAGGLVFPGKGGRHLTKGECKHPLWRACRRAGLRLIGWHVLRHTFASHLVMRGVPLKAIQELLGHTTIDMTMRYAHLSPEVGRDAVLLLDGPVRDDRSGHDLGTIGVKTAK is encoded by the coding sequence ATGAGCGTGCGAAAACGGAAAGACGGACGATGGCAGGTAAGCTTCTACTACATGCGCGGCGGCGAGCGCGTGCGACACCGCGAGGCCGCCATGGGCGCGAAGAGTCGCTCCGAGGCCCTCGCCTACGAGCGGCGGAGGCGAACAGAGCTCGAGGCGGGAGCGGCGCTCCTGGCTCAGGCGAGCGCGCCTCTCTTCAGTGACTTCGCGCAGGAGTTTCTGGACGTGTACGCCGCAGCGAACAACAAACCCAGCGAGATCGAATCGAAACGGATGATCCTCGACCGGCACCTCAAGCCGTTCTTTGGTCACCTCCGGCTCGATCGCATCGATACACAGCACATCGATGCATTCAAAGCAAAACAGCGCAAGGCCGAGCTCGCGCACAAGACGATCAACAATCAGCTCACGGTGCTGGGCAAGCTGTTCAATGTGGCGAAGGAATGGCGCAAGGTCGCCGCCGTTCCTCGCATTGGCTTTCTCCCCACGGCGGAGCCGGAATTCGATTTCCTCGACTTCGAGGAGGCCACGCGCCTCGTCGAGGGCGCGGAGTCGGATTTCCACCCGATGATTCTGCTCGGCCTCCGGACCGGGCTGCGTCAGGGAGAGCTGCTCGAGCTCCGGTGGACCGACGTGGATCTCGTGAAGGGCCTGCTTCGGGTGAAGCGATCGATCTGGAAAGGAAAGATTTCGACCCCGAAGGGCGGCAAGGGCCGCGACGTGCCGCTCTCCGACGAGGCGCGCACGGCGCTCCGGTCGCTTTCTTCACGTTTCGCTGGAGGGCTCGTCTTTCCCGGGAAGGGTGGGCGCCACCTGACCAAGGGGGAGTGCAAGCACCCCCTCTGGCGGGCGTGCCGGCGCGCAGGGCTCCGGCTGATCGGCTGGCACGTGCTCAGGCACACGTTCGCCAGCCACCTCGTCATGCGGGGCGTGCCGCTCAAGGCCATCCAGGAGCTGCTCGGTCACACGACGATCGACATGACCATGCGTTACGCCCACCTCTCGCCGGAGGTCGGACGGGACGCCGTGCTCCTGCTCGACGGCCCGGTCCGAGATGATCGGTCTGGGCACGATTTGGGCACGATCGGGGTGAAAACAGCGAAGTAA
- a CDS encoding oxidative damage protection protein, which produces MARMVQCVKLGQEAEGLDKPPFKGPLGQRVFENVSKQAWRMWLEHSKMLINEFRLDLMSEHGQRIWMTECEKYFFGEGAALPPDFKPEESK; this is translated from the coding sequence ATGGCGAGGATGGTGCAGTGCGTGAAGCTCGGGCAGGAGGCGGAGGGGCTGGACAAGCCGCCTTTCAAGGGGCCCCTGGGTCAGCGCGTGTTCGAGAACGTCTCCAAGCAGGCGTGGAGGATGTGGCTCGAGCACTCGAAGATGCTCATCAACGAGTTTCGCCTCGACCTCATGAGCGAGCACGGTCAGCGCATCTGGATGACCGAGTGCGAGAAGTACTTCTTCGGTGAGGGCGCCGCGCTCCCGCCCGACTTCAAGCCCGAAGAGAGCAAGTAG
- a CDS encoding DUF4215 domain-containing protein, with amino-acid sequence MKRTRWMSMVTLAATAFLVACEEENPRPPGTTTSSSSSSGGGGGAGGAGGEGGSGGTGGIGGAGGAGGIGGSGGAGGSGGIGGAGGAGGEGGAGGAGGIGGAGGSGGAGGAGGAGGAGGAGGAGGAGGAGGGAGVLCGDGAIEGAEVCDDGNVAAGDGCDEQCDVEAGWGCDGAPSACSALCGDGLVVGAEACDDGNTAANDGCSDACGVEPGWLCDGAPSACLTMCGDGILAGAEACDDTNMAPNDGCDSTCAVEIGWACSGAPSACLPTCGDGILAGAEACDDANDAPNDGCEACAVMSGWSCSGAPSACVTSCGDGIPAGTEGCDDANDTPNDGCNACAVEPGWACGEAPSVCDGLCGDGQMIGTESCDDGNTTGNDGCGVTCAIETGWSCSGAPSACMTTCGDGIAAGAEECDDGGNPATDDGCLPNCQAASGDTCAEPLTVQNALVTGNGYRWNIAEGSVTAINGAFACDPNGSGPDVVIKYEKTSPDLANGGKLLRVEARTPNTTASSLLNVEIMSGTCDPTLAVSEKCLWYKQTWGANVDVPAGTYFVWIARNATGTPFPPVLATIEEIDPGMAEGEGCFAPYTTSSWNYTPPVQPDDGHTWTLPDSINSFDMAATWGEPGSISCDNHTTYGDIHGVDAVIEYDKASPTSILQVEVQNLDPSPAQSALNVEVLNACDPESPAKISYNCRANADTHDLTLPAPQGPLYVWVSTEATSQEFKGASVKIREINPGPGESWGTAEPIPAGSVPLSPTSMRRLDAPSCFPDGVNVHWYVYTVQNGAVAVQAAPAGTLALFDEGNQPLFCGTASAAPGLGGVFAPGTKLYAAVPIGGTITSLAITDVAYTGVSTLVPLGVTFPTTASSMYGMAVSGTEIFLGNGSKVFQFPITGGAQAIERGTADGITTTHLGYDLTFASNQLFSVDSTATTNVSRIFRILNGTTWGPTAWDLTPSYPASSSSYTITFDGTNLVTATRNVSGKVDFYTFAPTAPGVPVHLGTNTSVDYVVGFAADAQFFYVVGQETGTSNEGLYRIPRAAITTTAMKIATLDASTIRNALALDDLVAPQHLYVREYGGDIHAIVDPAGPAPVQVANIATLGDTSDYGMTFDRVTKTLYLVETETVTTGAVWKLQ; translated from the coding sequence ATGAAACGAACGCGCTGGATGTCGATGGTGACGCTCGCGGCGACGGCCTTTCTCGTCGCGTGCGAAGAAGAAAATCCCAGGCCCCCGGGCACGACCACGAGCAGCAGCAGCAGCAGCGGCGGCGGCGGCGGGGCCGGTGGAGCCGGCGGTGAAGGTGGCTCCGGAGGCACAGGCGGCATCGGCGGCGCAGGCGGCGCGGGCGGGATCGGTGGCTCGGGTGGCGCAGGGGGCTCGGGCGGGATCGGCGGCGCGGGCGGCGCGGGTGGTGAAGGTGGAGCCGGCGGCGCAGGTGGCATCGGCGGCGCAGGAGGTTCCGGCGGCGCGGGAGGAGCCGGCGGCGCAGGCGGAGCGGGAGGAGCAGGCGGCGCAGGCGGCGCAGGCGGCGCGGGCGGCGGCGCCGGCGTGCTCTGCGGAGATGGCGCGATCGAAGGCGCAGAGGTCTGCGACGACGGCAACGTCGCGGCGGGCGACGGGTGCGACGAGCAGTGCGACGTCGAAGCCGGATGGGGCTGCGACGGCGCGCCGAGCGCGTGCAGCGCGCTCTGCGGCGACGGACTCGTGGTGGGCGCAGAGGCCTGCGACGACGGCAACACGGCGGCGAACGACGGCTGCAGCGACGCGTGTGGCGTCGAGCCTGGATGGCTCTGTGACGGCGCGCCGAGCGCCTGCCTGACGATGTGCGGCGACGGCATCCTCGCCGGCGCCGAGGCCTGCGACGACACCAACATGGCCCCGAACGACGGCTGCGACAGCACGTGCGCCGTCGAGATCGGGTGGGCCTGCAGCGGCGCGCCGAGCGCCTGCTTGCCGACGTGCGGCGACGGCATCCTCGCCGGCGCCGAGGCCTGCGACGACGCGAACGACGCGCCGAACGACGGCTGCGAAGCCTGCGCCGTCATGAGCGGCTGGAGCTGCAGCGGCGCGCCGAGCGCGTGCGTGACGAGCTGCGGCGACGGCATCCCCGCGGGGACCGAGGGCTGCGACGACGCGAACGACACGCCGAACGACGGCTGCAACGCGTGCGCCGTCGAGCCCGGCTGGGCCTGCGGCGAGGCGCCGAGCGTATGCGACGGCCTCTGCGGCGACGGGCAGATGATCGGCACGGAGAGCTGCGACGACGGCAACACGACGGGGAACGACGGCTGCGGCGTGACCTGCGCGATCGAGACCGGCTGGAGCTGCAGCGGCGCGCCGAGCGCGTGCATGACGACCTGCGGCGACGGCATCGCCGCGGGCGCCGAGGAGTGCGACGACGGCGGCAATCCGGCGACCGACGACGGCTGCTTGCCCAACTGCCAGGCGGCGTCCGGCGACACCTGCGCCGAGCCGCTCACGGTGCAAAACGCGCTCGTCACCGGCAACGGCTACCGATGGAACATCGCCGAAGGCAGCGTCACGGCGATCAACGGCGCGTTCGCCTGCGACCCGAACGGCAGCGGCCCCGACGTCGTCATCAAATACGAGAAGACGTCTCCGGATCTCGCGAACGGCGGCAAGCTCCTGCGCGTCGAGGCGCGCACGCCGAACACCACGGCGAGCTCGCTGCTCAACGTGGAGATCATGAGCGGCACCTGCGACCCCACGCTGGCCGTGTCGGAGAAATGCCTCTGGTACAAGCAGACGTGGGGCGCGAACGTCGACGTCCCGGCCGGCACGTACTTCGTCTGGATCGCGAGGAACGCGACCGGCACGCCCTTCCCGCCCGTCCTGGCGACGATCGAGGAGATCGATCCCGGGATGGCCGAGGGCGAGGGCTGCTTCGCGCCGTACACGACGTCGAGCTGGAACTACACGCCCCCCGTGCAGCCCGACGACGGTCACACGTGGACGCTGCCGGACTCGATCAACTCGTTCGACATGGCCGCGACGTGGGGCGAGCCCGGCTCGATCTCCTGCGACAACCACACGACCTACGGCGACATCCACGGCGTGGACGCGGTCATCGAGTACGACAAGGCCTCGCCCACGAGCATCCTCCAGGTCGAGGTGCAGAACCTCGACCCGTCCCCCGCGCAGAGCGCGCTCAACGTCGAGGTCCTGAACGCGTGTGATCCCGAGTCGCCGGCGAAAATCTCGTACAACTGCCGCGCCAACGCCGACACGCACGACCTCACGCTCCCCGCGCCGCAGGGCCCGCTCTACGTCTGGGTGAGCACCGAGGCCACGAGCCAGGAGTTCAAGGGCGCGAGCGTGAAGATCCGCGAGATCAACCCCGGCCCCGGCGAGAGCTGGGGGACCGCGGAGCCGATCCCGGCAGGCTCGGTCCCGCTGAGCCCGACGTCCATGAGGCGGCTCGACGCGCCGAGCTGCTTCCCCGACGGGGTGAACGTGCACTGGTACGTGTACACCGTGCAGAACGGCGCCGTGGCCGTGCAAGCGGCGCCCGCGGGCACGCTCGCGCTCTTCGACGAGGGCAACCAGCCGCTCTTCTGCGGCACGGCCAGCGCGGCCCCGGGCCTCGGCGGCGTGTTCGCGCCGGGCACGAAGCTCTACGCCGCGGTCCCGATCGGCGGGACGATCACGTCCCTCGCGATCACCGACGTCGCCTACACCGGCGTGAGCACGCTCGTGCCCCTCGGCGTCACGTTCCCCACGACGGCCTCGTCGATGTACGGCATGGCCGTGAGCGGCACGGAGATCTTCCTCGGCAACGGGAGCAAGGTCTTCCAGTTCCCGATCACGGGCGGCGCGCAAGCCATCGAGCGAGGCACAGCCGACGGCATCACGACCACGCACCTCGGCTACGACCTCACGTTCGCGAGCAACCAGCTCTTCAGCGTCGACAGCACCGCGACGACGAACGTGAGCCGCATCTTCCGCATCCTGAACGGCACGACGTGGGGCCCGACGGCCTGGGATCTGACGCCGTCCTACCCCGCGAGCTCTTCCTCGTACACGATCACGTTCGACGGGACGAACCTCGTCACGGCCACGCGGAACGTCTCGGGCAAGGTCGACTTCTACACGTTCGCGCCGACGGCGCCCGGCGTGCCGGTGCACCTCGGCACGAACACGAGCGTGGACTACGTGGTGGGCTTCGCGGCCGACGCGCAGTTCTTCTACGTCGTCGGGCAAGAGACGGGCACGTCGAACGAAGGCCTCTACCGCATCCCGCGCGCGGCGATCACGACCACGGCGATGAAGATCGCCACGCTCGACGCGAGCACGATCCGCAACGCCCTGGCGCTCGACGACCTCGTGGCCCCGCAACACCTGTACGTGCGCGAGTACGGTGGAGACATCCACGCGATCGTGGACCCCGCGGGGCCGGCGCCCGTGCAGGTCGCCAACATCGCGACGCTCGGCGACACGTCGGACTACGGGATGACGTTCGACCGAGTGACGAAGACGCTCTACCTCGTGGAGACGGAGACGGTCACGACGGGCGCGGTCTGGAAGCTCCAGTGA
- a CDS encoding esterase/lipase family protein, whose translation MRLLDRTFAAHVWPGCSLVLMGLAAACGSAGETTSSGSPGGGGGNGGVLTGVGVGGEGGASTASSSTASSGEGGSGGVVVKLGPPYPIVLSHGFFGFEDFAGAGFLTYFFEVKDHLASQGEMLVFTPAVDPFNSSDFRGAQLVEHIEQILAITGHEKVNIIGHSQGGLDARVAANLRPDLVASVVTVATPHGGSRIADIALELVNEPSAQDVVSDLLELIGAPLYDEFGEQTDVWKPLELFSQPGIAAFNKAHPDEPGVFYASIAGRTDLHIGGDPCDADVSLPFIAEWQGKVDTVDPLLSLFETVLDGGFGDPYPNDGLVRVVDSKRGEFWGCLPVDHLDEVGQLFGDSAGLGNGWKYKVFYADVVAELRKRGF comes from the coding sequence ATGCGCTTGCTCGACCGGACGTTCGCCGCGCACGTGTGGCCAGGGTGCTCGCTCGTTTTGATGGGCCTCGCCGCTGCGTGTGGTTCGGCCGGAGAGACCACGTCGAGCGGCTCGCCGGGCGGCGGCGGCGGAAACGGCGGCGTGCTCACGGGCGTCGGCGTCGGCGGCGAGGGAGGCGCGTCGACCGCGTCGTCGTCGACGGCGTCGAGCGGCGAGGGCGGATCCGGCGGCGTCGTGGTGAAGCTCGGCCCGCCTTATCCGATCGTGCTCTCGCACGGGTTCTTCGGGTTCGAAGATTTCGCCGGGGCGGGGTTTCTGACCTACTTCTTCGAGGTCAAAGATCACCTCGCGTCGCAGGGCGAGATGCTCGTGTTCACGCCGGCGGTCGATCCGTTCAACTCGTCGGATTTCCGCGGCGCGCAGCTCGTCGAGCACATCGAGCAGATCCTCGCCATCACCGGGCACGAGAAGGTAAACATCATCGGCCACTCGCAGGGCGGGCTCGACGCGCGCGTCGCGGCGAACCTGCGGCCCGACCTCGTGGCCAGCGTGGTCACGGTGGCGACGCCGCACGGCGGATCACGCATCGCGGACATCGCGCTCGAGCTCGTGAACGAGCCTTCGGCGCAGGACGTGGTGAGCGACCTGCTCGAGCTCATCGGCGCGCCGCTCTACGACGAGTTCGGCGAGCAGACCGACGTGTGGAAGCCCCTCGAGCTCTTCAGCCAGCCCGGGATCGCGGCCTTCAACAAGGCGCATCCGGACGAGCCGGGCGTGTTTTATGCATCGATCGCCGGGCGCACGGACCTGCACATCGGCGGCGATCCCTGCGACGCCGACGTCTCGCTCCCGTTCATCGCCGAGTGGCAAGGCAAGGTCGACACGGTGGATCCGCTGCTCTCGCTTTTCGAGACGGTCCTCGACGGCGGGTTTGGCGATCCGTACCCGAACGACGGCCTCGTGCGCGTCGTCGATTCGAAGCGCGGCGAGTTCTGGGGCTGCTTGCCCGTCGATCACCTCGACGAGGTGGGCCAGCTCTTCGGAGACTCGGCCGGCCTCGGCAACGGCTGGAAGTACAAGGTCTTCTACGCCGACGTCGTGGCCGAGCTACGCAAGCGCGGATTCTGA
- a CDS encoding STAS domain-containing protein, giving the protein MSALRQKLEERERSEAALRAENETLRAILDQLPAAVYATDTTGKLVYSNAEASRIGGAPGEAPVEDWASAYGFFLPDKVTPHPVEGLPLVRALRGEVVRTAELFLRTNNRPDGAWIEAHAAPLRDTSGEQKGAVSVFINSEARKSFEEEVELRNKELVASESEKSELIARLRMAVQELSTPILTLWEDVLALPVIGVVDSRRSAEMMERLLDEIVRSQSRFVIIDLTGVEVIDTSTADHFMKLVKAVGLIGARCVLTGIRPAVAQTLVDLDVNFGQLETLRNLKHGLRYCLRWLDAEDTGQNTVSEGEARRARWS; this is encoded by the coding sequence ATGTCGGCCCTTCGGCAGAAGCTCGAGGAGCGTGAGCGCTCCGAAGCCGCCCTGCGCGCGGAGAACGAGACCTTGCGCGCGATCCTCGATCAGCTCCCGGCGGCGGTCTACGCCACGGATACGACGGGCAAGCTCGTCTATAGCAACGCCGAGGCGAGCCGCATCGGCGGGGCGCCGGGGGAGGCGCCCGTCGAAGACTGGGCCTCGGCGTACGGTTTTTTCCTTCCCGACAAGGTCACGCCTCATCCGGTGGAGGGGCTGCCGCTCGTGCGCGCGCTCCGAGGGGAGGTCGTGCGTACGGCGGAGCTCTTCCTCCGGACCAACAACCGGCCCGACGGCGCGTGGATCGAGGCGCACGCCGCGCCGCTGCGTGACACCTCCGGCGAGCAGAAGGGCGCGGTCTCGGTGTTCATCAACAGCGAGGCGCGCAAGAGCTTCGAGGAAGAGGTCGAGCTGCGGAACAAGGAGCTCGTCGCGAGCGAGTCGGAGAAGTCCGAGCTCATCGCGCGGCTGCGCATGGCCGTGCAGGAGCTCTCGACGCCGATCCTGACGCTCTGGGAGGACGTGCTCGCGTTGCCCGTGATCGGCGTGGTCGACTCGCGGCGGAGCGCGGAGATGATGGAGCGGCTGCTCGACGAGATCGTGCGCAGCCAGTCGCGCTTCGTCATCATCGATCTGACGGGGGTCGAGGTCATCGACACCTCGACCGCCGATCACTTCATGAAGCTGGTCAAGGCCGTCGGGCTGATCGGCGCGCGTTGCGTGCTGACCGGTATCCGGCCCGCGGTCGCGCAAACGCTGGTCGATCTCGACGTCAACTTCGGCCAGCTCGAAACACTGCGAAATTTGAAGCACGGGCTTCGCTACTGTCTGCGTTGGCTCGATGCCGAAGATACCGGGCAAAACACGGTGAGCGAGGGCGAGGCCAGGAGGGCCCGATGGTCATGA
- a CDS encoding STAS domain-containing protein: MMMETQRIPIVRLSGKLIVSIQTALSDTVVDRLQQDVAAACERGDARGLVVDVSGVDVLDSYITRSLRDLAVMARLMGVETVVCGLRPAVAMTLVEMGMELPGVRTALNLDRALALLDSLQPEGLPNDLAGEGDEWEGEA, encoded by the coding sequence ATGATGATGGAAACGCAGCGGATCCCGATCGTACGCCTGTCTGGAAAGCTGATCGTATCGATCCAGACCGCGCTTTCGGACACCGTGGTGGATCGGCTGCAGCAGGACGTCGCGGCCGCTTGCGAGCGTGGAGACGCGCGCGGGCTCGTCGTGGACGTCTCCGGTGTCGACGTGCTCGACAGCTACATCACGCGCAGCCTGCGTGACCTCGCGGTCATGGCGCGGCTCATGGGCGTGGAGACCGTGGTCTGCGGGCTCCGGCCGGCCGTGGCGATGACGCTCGTCGAGATGGGCATGGAGCTGCCCGGCGTGCGCACCGCGCTGAACCTCGATCGCGCGCTCGCGCTGCTCGACTCACTCCAGCCCGAGGGGCTGCCGAACGACCTCGCCGGCGAAGGGGACGAGTGGGAGGGCGAGGCGTGA
- a CDS encoding anti-sigma regulatory factor: MNEIAGEILAILRRYLSEPTSRSLLTSAARRASVRLEVLSRSEIPQLVQQLGPGLNIFLQEPEKLQNCKSLLALVAVENAPSVHHYSEPQPPQAESRPDGISVPIRAEHDVVRARTLGKDMAKQLGFSEVVQTKVATAVSELARNIFQYAGTGEIRIRRIEGKRRGIEVVARDQGPGISDPALILSGAYRSKWGMGAGLRGTKRLVDEFELDTHPGLGTTVRIRKYAE, encoded by the coding sequence ATGAACGAGATTGCGGGGGAAATCCTCGCCATCTTGCGGCGGTACCTCTCGGAGCCGACGAGCCGCTCGCTTCTCACCTCCGCCGCGAGACGAGCGAGCGTGAGGCTCGAGGTGCTGTCGCGCTCCGAGATCCCGCAGCTCGTCCAGCAGCTCGGTCCGGGCCTGAACATCTTCTTGCAGGAGCCGGAGAAGCTCCAGAACTGCAAGAGCCTGCTCGCGCTCGTGGCCGTGGAGAACGCTCCGTCCGTCCACCACTATTCGGAGCCGCAGCCGCCGCAGGCCGAGTCGCGCCCCGATGGCATCAGCGTCCCCATCCGCGCCGAGCACGACGTCGTTCGTGCACGCACGCTCGGCAAGGACATGGCCAAGCAGCTCGGCTTCTCCGAGGTCGTCCAGACGAAGGTCGCGACCGCGGTCTCCGAGCTCGCGCGCAACATCTTCCAGTACGCAGGGACGGGCGAGATCCGGATCCGGCGGATCGAAGGCAAGAGGCGCGGCATCGAGGTCGTGGCCCGTGATCAAGGGCCCGGCATCTCCGATCCGGCGCTGATCCTGAGCGGCGCCTACCGCTCGAAGTGGGGCATGGGCGCGGGCCTGCGCGGCACCAAGCGGCTCGTCGACGAGTTCGAACTCGACACGCACCCAGGCCTCGGCACCACCGTCCGCATCCGAAAGTACGCCGAGTAG
- a CDS encoding SpoIIE family protein phosphatase encodes MDVGTAERPADGETVCGDAHLVLERKPRTLIVVADGLGHGPHAALAASTLCRFVEEHADEPLEMLLRGADRAVASTRGAAVMLARVDAEAATLDVAGVGNVALRSWSKEKIQPLPARGVLGRGIRHVRIFRYGLAHGDMFALYTDGISGSFDIDQVKHQSATAIARSVLEGFRKSYDDATCVVVRYLDR; translated from the coding sequence GTGGACGTAGGCACGGCAGAGCGCCCCGCAGATGGGGAAACCGTCTGCGGCGACGCGCACCTCGTTCTGGAGCGCAAGCCCCGCACGCTCATCGTCGTCGCCGACGGACTCGGCCACGGCCCCCACGCGGCCCTCGCCGCCTCGACGCTCTGCAGGTTCGTCGAGGAGCACGCCGACGAGCCGCTCGAGATGCTCCTTCGCGGCGCCGACAGGGCCGTGGCCAGCACGCGCGGCGCCGCCGTGATGCTCGCCCGCGTCGACGCAGAGGCGGCGACCCTCGACGTCGCCGGCGTGGGCAACGTCGCGCTTCGTTCGTGGAGCAAGGAAAAGATCCAGCCCCTGCCCGCGCGCGGCGTGCTCGGACGCGGCATCCGCCACGTGCGGATCTTCCGCTACGGCCTCGCGCACGGCGACATGTTCGCGCTCTACACGGACGGCATCTCCGGCAGCTTCGACATCGATCAGGTCAAGCACCAGAGCGCCACGGCGATCGCACGCTCGGTCCTCGAGGGCTTCCGGAAATCCTACGACGACGCGACGTGCGTGGTCGTGCGTTACCTGGACCGCTGA
- a CDS encoding ATP-binding protein yields the protein MSKLPPPVPEPLSFDIGNEHDRFWCAAEGRRYAAVIGFDAKAQGEVAIVIAELVSNVAKFAGRGTFKLSTVYEPRPGIRIVVEDAGPGIEDPERVFQDGFSEGKRLEPGTQRRSGQGLGVGLGAVARMMSHVEMENVPGRGLRVVCIKWLDLPRGGSGAYSASGPGSVRNG from the coding sequence ATGTCGAAGCTGCCCCCGCCCGTGCCCGAGCCGCTCTCGTTCGACATCGGCAACGAGCACGACCGGTTCTGGTGCGCCGCGGAGGGACGACGTTACGCCGCCGTGATCGGCTTCGACGCCAAGGCCCAGGGCGAGGTCGCGATCGTCATCGCCGAGCTCGTCTCGAACGTCGCCAAGTTCGCCGGCCGGGGCACCTTCAAGCTCTCGACCGTGTACGAGCCGCGCCCCGGCATCCGCATCGTCGTCGAGGACGCGGGCCCCGGCATCGAGGACCCGGAGCGCGTGTTCCAGGACGGCTTCTCCGAGGGGAAAAGGCTCGAGCCGGGCACGCAGAGGCGCAGCGGGCAAGGGCTCGGCGTCGGGCTCGGCGCCGTGGCGCGCATGATGAGCCACGTCGAGATGGAGAACGTGCCCGGCCGTGGCTTGCGGGTCGTCTGCATCAAGTGGCTCGATCTGCCGCGCGGAGGATCCGGCGCGTACTCGGCCTCGGGGCCGGGCAGCGTGCGCAACGGCTAA
- a CDS encoding FHA domain-containing protein codes for MWKLTIEDDEGKQTVLPLAHDEYGLGRGEGNSIRLTDRNVSRKHAQLKRSGQGWSISDASSYNGTFVNGVRVVGEQAINGGDVIQLGDYRIELVDESKVVPAQDPNAQQGALAQVPVHQRPNRLVVVVGPNPGAEYPLDREHFTIGRAEEATISINHSSVSRLHAELIALGNGRYEIIDKGSANGIRINGVELKRGILEAGDALELGDVRLRFVGAGKIFRAGMGLGVDGQAMRPMGSFDNVATSVGTPVAPPRGPSLGKLIGIGAVVGLVVIGVIFGMTRTTTTATTNTVEEPEMSAFEAQVLKEATELVEAKDFDRAHTKLQAINDNSPVRESQPFKDIESKWADWMFSKADQLQDVAEKKRILQQIASTPSVSADQRKKAADQLHALAGPEPTTPPPQQGGGSYVPPNPGGGNAGSTSTNAGGTNGGATAPVKTAEPTSTPTAPPPPGQFDENAIRKGLEPRVWSGKASEADIKMLIAICRHQRDTACKDRAIAMLKQKQGG; via the coding sequence ATGTGGAAGCTAACGATCGAGGACGACGAGGGGAAACAGACCGTACTCCCTCTCGCCCACGACGAGTACGGGCTCGGACGCGGCGAAGGTAACTCGATTCGCCTGACCGACCGCAACGTCTCGCGTAAACACGCGCAGCTCAAGCGGAGCGGCCAGGGATGGTCGATCTCCGACGCATCGAGCTACAACGGCACCTTCGTCAACGGCGTCCGTGTCGTCGGGGAACAGGCGATCAACGGCGGCGACGTCATCCAGCTCGGTGACTACCGGATCGAGCTGGTCGACGAGTCGAAGGTGGTGCCTGCACAGGACCCGAACGCGCAACAAGGCGCGCTCGCGCAGGTGCCGGTCCATCAGCGGCCGAACCGGCTCGTGGTGGTCGTCGGGCCGAACCCAGGCGCCGAGTATCCGCTCGATCGCGAGCACTTCACGATCGGTCGCGCCGAAGAGGCGACGATCTCGATCAACCACAGCTCCGTCAGCCGCCTGCACGCCGAGCTCATCGCGCTCGGCAACGGCCGCTACGAGATCATCGACAAGGGCAGCGCGAACGGCATCCGCATCAACGGCGTGGAGCTCAAGCGCGGCATCCTCGAGGCCGGTGACGCGCTCGAGCTCGGCGACGTGCGGCTGCGCTTCGTCGGCGCGGGCAAGATCTTCCGCGCGGGCATGGGCCTCGGCGTCGACGGCCAGGCCATGCGGCCGATGGGCTCGTTCGACAACGTCGCGACGAGCGTGGGCACGCCCGTGGCCCCGCCGCGCGGCCCGAGCCTCGGAAAGCTCATCGGCATCGGCGCGGTCGTCGGCCTCGTCGTGATCGGCGTGATCTTCGGGATGACCCGCACGACCACGACCGCCACGACGAACACGGTCGAGGAACCGGAGATGAGCGCCTTCGAGGCGCAGGTCCTGAAGGAAGCCACGGAGCTCGTCGAAGCGAAGGACTTCGATCGCGCGCACACGAAGCTCCAGGCGATCAACGACAACTCCCCCGTCCGCGAGAGCCAGCCCTTCAAGGACATCGAGTCCAAGTGGGCCGACTGGATGTTCAGCAAGGCCGATCAGCTCCAGGACGTCGCCGAGAAGAAGCGCATCCTGCAGCAGATCGCCTCGACGCCGAGCGTGAGCGCAGACCAGCGCAAGAAGGCCGCCGACCAGCTCCATGCCCTCGCCGGGCCCGAGCCGACGACGCCCCCGCCGCAGCAAGGCGGAGGCTCGTACGTCCCGCCAAACCCGGGCGGCGGGAACGCCGGCAGCACGAGCACGAACGCGGGCGGCACGAACGGCGGCGCCACCGCGCCGGTGAAGACCGCGGAGCCGACGTCGACGCCCACGGCGCCTCCTCCGCCCGGACAGTTCGACGAGAACGCGATCCGCAAGGGCCTCGAGCCGAGGGTCTGGTCCGGCAAGGCGAGCGAAGCGGACATCAAGATGCTCATCGCGATCTGCCGGCACCAGCGCGACACCGCCTGCAAAGACCGCGCGATCGCGATGCTCAAGCAAAAGCAGGGCGGCTGA